One window from the genome of Deinococcus multiflagellatus encodes:
- the wecB gene encoding non-hydrolyzing UDP-N-acetylglucosamine 2-epimerase: MKVMTVVGTRPEIIRLSRVFAAVDQSFDSVLVHTGQNYDYELNQVFFDDLGLRKPDHFLNAAGKSAMQTIGQIIAKVDEVLAQEQPDALLILGDTNSCLAALPAKRRRIPIFHMEAGNRCFDQRVPEETNRKIVDHISDINLTYSDIAREYLLREGLSPDRIIKTGSPMFEVLHHYLPQIQASTVLSRLELQDNGYFVVSAHREENIDSDRNIHLLADTLNNMAATYGLPVIVSTHPRTRKRIEALGLTFADQVRLLNPLGFHDYVRLQQCARAVISDSGTITEESSILNFPALNIREAHERPEGMEEGAVMMVGLGWPTVAQGLRLLEHQGRGADRTLRLVSDYSMPNVSDKVVRLILSYTGYVRRVVWRET, translated from the coding sequence ATGAAAGTGATGACCGTGGTGGGCACGCGCCCAGAAATCATTCGACTCTCACGGGTCTTCGCGGCGGTGGATCAGTCGTTCGACTCGGTGTTGGTGCATACCGGGCAGAACTATGACTACGAACTGAACCAGGTGTTCTTCGATGACCTGGGCCTGCGTAAACCCGACCACTTCCTGAACGCCGCTGGAAAGAGCGCCATGCAGACCATTGGCCAGATCATTGCCAAGGTTGACGAGGTGCTGGCCCAGGAACAACCCGACGCCCTGCTAATTCTGGGCGACACCAATTCGTGCCTGGCGGCCCTGCCCGCCAAGCGGCGGCGTATCCCCATCTTTCATATGGAGGCCGGGAACCGCTGCTTTGATCAGCGGGTTCCGGAGGAGACCAACCGCAAGATTGTTGATCACATCAGTGACATCAACCTCACGTATTCCGATATCGCGCGTGAATATCTGCTGCGCGAGGGTCTGTCGCCTGACCGCATCATCAAGACGGGCAGTCCCATGTTCGAGGTCCTTCACCATTACCTGCCGCAGATTCAGGCGTCCACGGTGCTTTCACGACTGGAGTTGCAGGACAATGGGTATTTTGTGGTGAGCGCCCACCGGGAGGAAAACATTGATTCTGACCGGAACATTCATCTGTTGGCCGACACCCTGAACAACATGGCCGCGACTTACGGCCTGCCTGTGATTGTCTCCACGCACCCCAGAACCCGCAAGCGGATTGAGGCACTGGGTCTCACTTTTGCCGATCAGGTCCGGCTGCTCAATCCCCTCGGCTTCCATGACTACGTCCGGCTGCAGCAGTGCGCCCGCGCCGTCATTTCCGATTCGGGTACCATCACCGAAGAGTCCAGCATCCTCAACTTCCCCGCCCTGAATATCCGTGAGGCCCATGAGCGCCCTGAAGGCATGGAAGAGGGCGCTGTGATGATGGTGGGACTGGGCTGGCCCACGGTGGCGCAGGGCCTGCGTCTCTTAGAGCACCAGGGGCGCGGTGCGGACCGAACCCTGCGTTTGGTGTCGGATTACAGCATGCCCAACGTGTCCGATAAGGTGGTGCGCCTGATCCTCAGCTACACCGGGTATGTCCGGCGCGTGGTGTGGCGCGAAACCTGA
- a CDS encoding polysaccharide biosynthesis C-terminal domain-containing protein, whose amino-acid sequence MMRLGITGADGLLGRHLRARVYGDPTIQAVLATRETFANPERLAAFAANVDAIVHLAGMNRGDDEDIEGVNIALGQQLTSALDAAGQRIPLAYSSSTHIARDTAYGRSKRAVGEHLRAWGERVGAPVSELVLPGVFGEGGKPFYNSVVSTFCFQLAHGQVPQVTADAEIEQVHAQAAAQQLLAAVQASQGVRFERVHGTTLQVSELLRQLQELDSMYRQGLLPSLAHPFARDLFNTYRSYLFPHFYPRQVQVFQDNRGALFETFKVGSGGQSFYSTTHPGITRGNHYHLHRMERFFVVEGEAVIALRPLLGSEVTEFRVSGQTPAYVDIPTLWVHSITNVGAQPLRTVFWSDQIFDPANVDQFPADVVGGRPGMQEVLA is encoded by the coding sequence ATGATGCGTCTGGGCATCACGGGCGCAGATGGCCTGCTCGGGCGCCATTTGCGGGCGCGGGTCTATGGTGATCCAACCATTCAGGCCGTCCTCGCCACCCGCGAGACTTTTGCCAACCCAGAGCGGCTGGCGGCGTTCGCCGCGAATGTGGACGCCATTGTGCATCTGGCCGGCATGAACCGCGGCGACGACGAGGATATTGAGGGCGTCAATATCGCGCTCGGGCAGCAATTGACTTCGGCCCTGGACGCAGCTGGACAGCGCATTCCGCTGGCCTACTCGTCCAGCACCCACATCGCCCGCGACACGGCGTACGGCCGCTCCAAGCGGGCCGTGGGTGAGCACCTGCGGGCCTGGGGCGAGCGCGTTGGCGCGCCAGTGAGCGAACTCGTGCTACCGGGCGTCTTTGGGGAGGGCGGCAAACCCTTTTATAACTCTGTGGTGTCCACCTTTTGCTTTCAGCTGGCCCACGGTCAGGTGCCCCAGGTGACAGCAGACGCCGAGATAGAGCAGGTGCACGCGCAGGCGGCAGCGCAGCAGTTGCTGGCGGCTGTGCAAGCGTCCCAAGGGGTTCGATTTGAGCGGGTGCACGGCACCACCTTGCAGGTTTCTGAGTTGCTGCGGCAACTGCAGGAACTGGACAGCATGTACCGGCAGGGCCTGCTGCCGTCCTTGGCCCACCCCTTTGCACGGGACCTGTTCAACACGTACCGCTCCTACCTGTTTCCCCACTTCTATCCCCGGCAGGTGCAAGTGTTCCAGGACAACCGGGGCGCCCTCTTTGAAACCTTTAAGGTGGGCAGCGGTGGCCAGAGCTTCTATTCCACCACCCACCCCGGCATCACGCGCGGCAACCACTACCACCTTCACCGCATGGAGCGCTTTTTTGTGGTGGAAGGCGAAGCAGTCATTGCCCTGCGGCCGCTGCTGGGCAGCGAGGTCACCGAGTTCCGGGTGAGTGGGCAGACCCCGGCCTACGTGGACATTCCCACCCTGTGGGTGCACAGCATCACCAATGTGGGAGCGCAGCCGCTGCGAACTGTGTTCTGGTCCGACCAGATTTTTGATCCGGCCAATGTGGATCAGTTCCCGGCAGACGTCGTGGGAGGACGGCCGGGCATGCAAGAGGTACTGGCATGA
- a CDS encoding polysaccharide biosynthesis protein has translation MTNLQDKTILITGGTGSFGHKLLDNVLTAGCREIRIFSRDELKQEQMRIQLNEPTVKFYLGDIRDRESIDGAMKGVDLVFHAGALKQVPSCEFFPMQAVMTNVIGSHNVIESAISHGVRSVVCLGTDKAVYPVNAMGMTKALMEKIAQAASRQNMSGDTIISSVRYGNVMYSRGSVIPLFVEQIKQGKPLTITDPQMTRFLMSLQTAIELVLFAFEHARQGDIFVRKAPACTVGDLAQAVQNLFGVSTPVTSIGIRHGEKMYEALASREELQKAEDMGDYFRIGMDDRDLNYAKYVTEGEQAAAQLVDYTSDSTQRLSVSEVEALLLTLPELRAELAAFQARGA, from the coding sequence ATGACAAATCTGCAAGACAAGACCATTCTGATTACGGGCGGCACAGGCTCGTTCGGCCATAAACTGCTCGACAATGTTCTGACGGCTGGCTGCCGTGAAATCCGGATTTTTTCCCGTGATGAGCTGAAGCAGGAGCAGATGCGCATTCAGCTCAACGAGCCCACAGTGAAGTTTTATCTGGGCGATATTCGTGACCGAGAATCCATTGACGGCGCCATGAAGGGCGTTGATCTGGTATTTCACGCTGGCGCCCTGAAACAGGTTCCGTCCTGCGAGTTCTTTCCCATGCAGGCGGTGATGACCAACGTCATTGGTTCTCACAACGTCATTGAGTCGGCCATCAGCCACGGCGTCCGGAGCGTGGTTTGCCTGGGGACGGACAAAGCAGTCTACCCAGTCAACGCCATGGGCATGACCAAGGCGCTGATGGAAAAAATTGCCCAGGCCGCCTCCAGACAGAACATGTCGGGCGACACCATCATCTCCTCGGTGCGCTACGGCAACGTGATGTATTCGCGTGGGTCGGTGATTCCGCTCTTTGTGGAACAGATCAAGCAGGGCAAGCCCCTGACGATCACAGACCCGCAGATGACCCGCTTCCTGATGAGCCTACAAACGGCCATTGAGCTGGTGCTGTTCGCCTTCGAACATGCCCGGCAGGGCGATATCTTCGTGCGCAAGGCGCCGGCCTGCACCGTGGGCGATCTGGCACAGGCGGTTCAGAACCTCTTCGGGGTCTCCACTCCGGTCACGTCCATCGGCATCCGTCACGGCGAGAAGATGTACGAAGCTTTGGCCTCGCGTGAAGAACTGCAAAAAGCCGAAGATATGGGCGACTACTTCCGCATCGGCATGGACGACCGCGACCTGAACTACGCCAAATACGTCACAGAGGGCGAACAGGCCGCCGCCCAGTTGGTGGACTACACTTCAGACTCGACCCAGCGCCTCTCGGTCAGTGAAGTCGAAGCGCTCCTGCTCACCCTGCCTGAGCTGAGGGCCGAACTGGCGGCCTTCCAGGCGCGCGGCGCATGA
- a CDS encoding glycosyltransferase, producing MKRHDILVITTIHPPYDGRIYERGTRALKDAGFSVGVIAPWDIDLERFARDGIPVYTLPPATKRLDRIFHGWRTFRAALRAPARSYYFHDLDFLPWAVLLRKLKRVPVVYDCHENYPIEIVHNKDWIPGFLRGPLSKLVHALEDRCVRALGEATVVVPNLLERFEQLGAHTTLVRNFSRFSPRRLQGPPGLIYSGTVNPAYGSEVLLEIARRLPAHVPLYVPDRFPDPETKANFENTVQRDQLPITVLPRVKPGEIDQLLGRASIALSTEQDLPNMHLGYHAKLFDYMAFGLPIVASHVQSNARIVGQAGAGILVKPDDAQAYVDAALHLLSEAGREERDRMAQAGMQAVQDHFSWEAEQHALIGHFQQVLNSSAQRMS from the coding sequence ATGAAACGGCATGACATTCTGGTCATTACCACGATTCACCCGCCCTACGACGGTCGCATTTACGAGCGTGGCACCCGCGCGCTTAAAGACGCTGGCTTCAGCGTGGGGGTGATTGCCCCTTGGGACATCGATCTCGAACGCTTTGCCCGCGACGGTATCCCGGTCTATACACTGCCGCCTGCGACTAAGCGACTGGACCGCATCTTTCATGGCTGGCGCACTTTCCGCGCGGCCTTGCGGGCGCCCGCGCGAAGCTACTATTTCCATGATCTGGACTTTCTGCCGTGGGCGGTGCTGCTCCGCAAGCTCAAGCGCGTACCAGTGGTCTACGACTGCCACGAGAATTATCCAATAGAAATTGTTCATAACAAAGACTGGATTCCAGGCTTCCTGCGTGGACCACTTTCCAAACTGGTGCACGCCCTGGAAGACCGCTGTGTGCGTGCGCTGGGCGAAGCCACAGTGGTGGTCCCCAATCTGCTGGAGCGTTTTGAGCAACTGGGCGCGCACACCACGCTGGTCAGGAACTTTTCCAGATTCTCGCCTCGGCGGCTTCAGGGCCCCCCCGGCCTTATTTACTCCGGGACCGTCAACCCCGCTTACGGCTCTGAAGTGCTCCTGGAGATTGCCCGGCGACTGCCTGCCCATGTGCCCCTGTATGTCCCGGATCGCTTCCCTGATCCGGAAACCAAGGCCAACTTCGAGAACACGGTTCAGCGAGATCAGTTGCCCATCACGGTTCTGCCCCGCGTCAAGCCCGGCGAAATAGATCAGCTGTTGGGGCGGGCGTCGATTGCGCTGTCCACCGAACAGGATCTGCCCAATATGCATTTGGGTTACCACGCCAAACTGTTTGACTACATGGCGTTTGGCCTGCCCATTGTGGCCAGTCACGTGCAGAGTAATGCGCGCATCGTGGGTCAAGCCGGCGCAGGCATCCTGGTCAAGCCTGATGATGCCCAGGCGTATGTCGACGCCGCCCTGCATCTGCTGTCGGAGGCCGGGCGGGAAGAGCGCGACCGCATGGCGCAGGCGGGGATGCAAGCGGTGCAGGACCACTTCAGCTGGGAAGCGGAGCAGCACGCTCTGATCGGCCACTTTCAACAGGTGCTCAACTCGTCAGCACAGAGGATGTCATGA
- the wecB gene encoding non-hydrolyzing UDP-N-acetylglucosamine 2-epimerase — translation MSSIVTVLGTRPQLIKASMVSRALQQAGIEEILVETGQHYDDAMSSVFFRELGLPAPAHALKIGSGTHGDQTGRMLSEIEQVLLQRRPDVVLVYGDTNSTLAGALAASKLHIRVAHIEAGLRSFNRRMPEEINRVLTDHLSSQLFAPTEQARANLQAEGITQGVAVVGDVMQDVANFFGQHPTAVLSQQGLKASGYVLATIHRAENTDDPRRLQVIVEALRALAREEPVVFPVHPRTRAALERLQWHAALENILLLPPQGYLDMVTLEQGARVIVTDSGGVQKEAYFHRVPCITLRDETEWTETVATGWNTLLPPQDASAIVAAVRQAQAGQHSEGIYGDGHAAETIARALAAQLG, via the coding sequence ATGAGTTCTATTGTGACGGTGCTGGGCACGCGGCCCCAGCTGATCAAGGCCAGTATGGTGTCCCGCGCGCTGCAACAGGCGGGCATTGAAGAGATTCTGGTTGAGACCGGGCAACACTATGACGACGCCATGAGCAGCGTGTTTTTTCGTGAACTGGGCCTGCCCGCTCCGGCGCACGCGCTGAAGATTGGCTCAGGCACCCACGGCGATCAAACCGGGCGCATGCTCAGTGAGATTGAACAGGTGCTGCTCCAGCGCCGCCCGGACGTGGTCCTGGTGTATGGGGATACGAACTCCACCCTTGCGGGTGCGCTGGCGGCCAGCAAACTGCACATTCGGGTGGCCCACATTGAAGCCGGCCTGCGCTCGTTTAACCGCAGAATGCCGGAAGAGATTAACCGGGTCCTTACCGACCACCTCAGCAGCCAACTGTTTGCCCCCACCGAGCAGGCGCGGGCCAACCTGCAGGCCGAGGGGATTACGCAGGGGGTGGCCGTGGTTGGCGACGTGATGCAGGATGTGGCCAACTTTTTTGGTCAGCACCCCACTGCCGTGCTGAGTCAACAGGGCCTGAAAGCCTCTGGGTACGTGCTGGCCACCATCCACCGCGCCGAGAACACGGATGATCCCCGTCGCCTGCAGGTGATTGTGGAGGCCTTGCGCGCTCTTGCCCGGGAGGAGCCTGTTGTCTTTCCAGTCCACCCGCGCACGCGCGCAGCTCTGGAGCGGCTGCAGTGGCACGCGGCCCTGGAGAACATCCTGCTGCTGCCGCCGCAGGGGTACCTGGATATGGTCACCCTTGAGCAGGGCGCGCGCGTGATTGTCACGGATTCTGGGGGCGTCCAGAAAGAAGCGTATTTCCACCGGGTCCCCTGCATTACCCTGCGCGACGAAACCGAGTGGACCGAGACGGTGGCCACTGGCTGGAATACCCTGCTGCCGCCGCAGGATGCCAGCGCAATTGTCGCGGCGGTCAGACAAGCCCAGGCGGGCCAGCACAGCGAGGGCATCTATGGCGACGGACATGCTGCCGAAACAATTGCCAGGGCCCTGGCGGCTCAGCTTGGTTAG
- a CDS encoding DegT/DnrJ/EryC1/StrS family aminotransferase — translation MSSIPILDLSPEVEAHWAEFQAAFERVVRSGQFIMGPDVMAFEAEAAEFLGVRHAVGVNSGTDALVIALRALGVGPGDEVITTAFSFFATAESISLVGAKPVFVDIDPDTYNLDVQQVRAAITPQTKALMPVHLYGQSADMGALMTCAQEHGLLVVEDCAQSFGAQYHAANFGRAADAWDGQQTGTMGHAGAYSFFPSKNLGAFGDAGLLVTNDDAVAEQARMLRAHGSRRKYHNETLGFNSRLDTLQAAILRVKLGYLPEQNRLRREVAARYTGLLAGLPSVKAPAVTPGHVFHQYTIELIGFDRDAVQRELAARGIGTMVYYPVPQDALPVYSGQYTVQPRSAQASQQVLSLPIWPTLSAELQHQVVSALTDVLGTLAPEQAPA, via the coding sequence ATGTCCTCAATTCCGATTCTTGACCTTTCCCCTGAAGTTGAAGCGCACTGGGCTGAATTTCAGGCCGCGTTTGAGCGGGTGGTTCGCTCTGGACAGTTCATTATGGGGCCAGACGTCATGGCTTTTGAAGCCGAGGCGGCCGAATTTCTTGGTGTGCGCCACGCCGTCGGGGTCAACTCTGGCACCGACGCGCTCGTGATTGCGCTGCGCGCGCTGGGGGTCGGCCCAGGCGACGAGGTCATCACCACGGCCTTCTCCTTTTTTGCCACCGCCGAGAGCATCAGCTTGGTGGGGGCCAAACCAGTGTTCGTGGACATTGACCCGGACACCTACAACTTGGATGTTCAGCAGGTGCGCGCAGCCATCACCCCCCAGACCAAAGCGCTGATGCCGGTTCACCTGTATGGCCAGAGTGCCGATATGGGCGCGCTGATGACCTGTGCCCAGGAGCATGGCCTCCTGGTGGTTGAAGACTGCGCCCAATCATTTGGGGCGCAGTACCACGCCGCCAATTTTGGGCGCGCAGCGGACGCCTGGGACGGTCAGCAGACTGGCACCATGGGGCACGCGGGGGCTTACTCGTTTTTTCCCAGCAAGAATCTGGGGGCGTTTGGGGACGCTGGGCTGTTGGTCACCAACGATGACGCGGTGGCGGAACAGGCCCGCATGCTCCGGGCGCACGGCAGCCGCCGCAAGTATCACAACGAGACCCTGGGCTTTAACTCCCGGCTTGACACACTGCAGGCCGCCATTTTGCGGGTGAAATTAGGCTACCTACCAGAGCAAAACCGCCTGCGCCGCGAGGTAGCCGCACGTTACACTGGCCTTCTCGCAGGACTGCCCAGCGTGAAAGCGCCGGCTGTAACGCCGGGCCACGTCTTTCACCAGTACACCATTGAACTGATCGGGTTTGACCGCGACGCTGTGCAGCGCGAACTGGCAGCCCGGGGAATCGGCACCATGGTGTACTACCCGGTGCCCCAGGACGCGCTGCCGGTGTACAGCGGCCAGTACACGGTTCAGCCGCGCAGCGCCCAGGCCAGCCAGCAGGTGCTGAGCCTGCCCATCTGGCCCACGTTGTCGGCAGAGCTGCAGCATCAGGTGGTCAGCGCCCTCACAGATGTTCTGGGTACCCTGGCGCCCGAACAGGCACCAGCATGA
- a CDS encoding acyltransferase: MTGPLIHESAYVDEGAQVGDGTRIWHFTHVMPRAVIGEGCSIGQNVLIANDVRVGNGVKIQNNVAVYEGVTLEDYVFCGPSMVFTNVRTPRSEFPRNTGADYLPTLVKRGASIGANATIVCGVTLHEGAFVAAGAVVTRDVPPYVMVAGVPARPIGYMSASGDVLDFEQATEVQDSRGHRYRLVAPWQVERLPSNVEVSPEDAQALPGAEREA, encoded by the coding sequence TTGACCGGGCCCTTGATTCATGAGAGCGCGTATGTCGACGAGGGGGCGCAGGTGGGGGACGGCACCCGCATCTGGCACTTTACCCATGTCATGCCCCGCGCAGTGATCGGTGAGGGGTGCTCAATTGGTCAGAATGTCCTGATTGCCAACGATGTCCGGGTTGGCAATGGGGTCAAGATCCAGAACAACGTGGCTGTCTATGAAGGCGTGACGCTCGAAGATTACGTGTTCTGTGGGCCCAGCATGGTGTTTACCAATGTCCGCACTCCACGCAGCGAGTTCCCTAGAAACACTGGCGCGGATTATCTGCCCACGCTGGTCAAACGTGGGGCCAGCATCGGCGCCAATGCCACCATTGTCTGTGGGGTGACGCTGCACGAGGGCGCCTTTGTTGCTGCCGGCGCGGTGGTCACCCGCGACGTGCCGCCCTACGTCATGGTGGCGGGGGTGCCGGCCCGGCCCATCGGCTACATGAGCGCCAGTGGTGACGTGCTGGATTTTGAGCAGGCCACGGAAGTTCAGGACTCCCGCGGCCACCGGTACCGGCTGGTCGCACCGTGGCAGGTCGAGCGGCTGCCCAGCAACGTTGAAGTTTCGCCCGAAGATGCTCAGGCTCTGCCGGGTGCAGAGCGGGAGGCGTGA
- a CDS encoding Gfo/Idh/MocA family oxidoreductase, producing MKRFGLTGAAGYIAPRHLKAIQETGNTLDVALDPFDSVGVMDAYFPRAEFFTQPELFEQYLHTARDEGRGLDYLSICAPNYLHGPHIRMGLRAGADALCEKPLVLSPEELRGLAHEEQRTGQRVWTILQLRVHEALTALKDKLDQEGHTGKREVDLTYVTSRGTWYLRSWKGRTEQSGGLASNIGVHFFDLLNWYFGTAEHVEVHVRTATVNAGYLELAGARVRWFLAVDDQYIPQELAAAGKRTYRSITIDGQEVEFSEGFTDLHTAVYRRTLAGQGFGLADTAPAIELVSQIRTLPVTPGGTRRHPFVRSS from the coding sequence GTGAAGCGGTTTGGACTCACCGGCGCGGCCGGATATATCGCCCCCCGTCACCTTAAAGCCATTCAGGAAACGGGCAATACGCTGGACGTAGCCCTCGATCCTTTCGATTCCGTGGGCGTCATGGACGCCTACTTTCCACGGGCCGAGTTCTTTACTCAGCCAGAATTGTTTGAGCAGTATCTGCATACAGCGCGGGATGAGGGGCGCGGCCTCGACTACCTGAGCATCTGCGCACCGAATTATCTGCACGGCCCGCACATTCGCATGGGCCTGCGGGCCGGCGCTGACGCCCTGTGTGAAAAACCGCTGGTGCTCTCGCCCGAGGAACTGCGCGGCTTGGCGCACGAAGAGCAGCGCACGGGACAGCGTGTCTGGACCATCCTTCAGTTGCGCGTTCACGAAGCCCTGACGGCGCTTAAGGACAAGCTGGATCAAGAAGGCCATACGGGCAAGCGGGAAGTGGACCTCACCTACGTCACTTCGCGCGGCACCTGGTACCTGCGGTCGTGGAAAGGCCGCACCGAGCAAAGCGGGGGGCTGGCCTCGAACATCGGGGTGCATTTCTTCGATCTGCTGAACTGGTACTTTGGCACTGCCGAGCATGTGGAAGTGCATGTGCGTACAGCAACGGTCAATGCTGGCTATCTGGAGCTGGCTGGCGCGCGGGTCCGGTGGTTTTTGGCAGTGGATGACCAGTACATTCCGCAGGAGCTGGCCGCCGCCGGAAAACGCACCTACCGCTCCATCACCATTGACGGGCAAGAGGTTGAGTTTTCTGAGGGCTTTACCGATCTGCACACCGCGGTTTACCGCCGCACCCTGGCGGGTCAAGGTTTCGGGCTGGCCGACACCGCGCCGGCCATTGAGCTGGTGTCGCAGATTCGCACCCTTCCCGTGACTCCTGGAGGCACGCGTCGTCACCCCTTTGTGAGGTCGTCTTGA
- a CDS encoding nucleotide sugar dehydrogenase codes for MSLSTTPTKQLLIEKLQRREARIGVIGLGYVGLPFLVEKAKVGFQVVGIDRSAERVAQVQRGENYIKDVRDEDLRDVVNRGLVTATTSFAEAADLDVLVICVPTPLDQNLTPDLSYVRSVTREIAAILRPGQLVSLESTTYPGTTEEIMKPILEAGGLRAGQDFYLAHSPERVDPGNRRYTTKNTNKVVGGHDPESLEVALAFYQQTIESVVPVSSATAAEMVKVFENTFRAVNIALVNELTLLCDRMGLNVWEVLDAAFTKPFGIMPFYPGPGVGGHCIPLDPHYLEWKAREFNFQTHFIALAGEVNRRMPEFVVEKAGRVLNTHRKALNGSRVLLLGVAYKSDLDDYRESPALEVFKHLQQAGADVEYHDTWVPRIDDHGVKADSVELTQERLQAADLVIITTHHSNVDYGLVVDHAQAILDTRNATRNFKSEKVTLL; via the coding sequence ATGAGTCTCAGCACAACACCAACCAAACAGCTTCTGATTGAGAAGCTCCAGCGCCGGGAGGCGAGAATCGGGGTTATCGGGCTTGGGTATGTCGGCCTCCCCTTTCTGGTTGAAAAAGCCAAGGTTGGCTTTCAGGTCGTGGGAATCGACCGCAGTGCCGAGCGCGTCGCGCAGGTGCAGCGCGGCGAAAATTACATCAAGGATGTGCGCGACGAAGACCTGCGCGATGTGGTGAACCGGGGTCTGGTCACGGCCACCACCAGTTTCGCCGAGGCGGCCGACCTCGACGTGCTGGTGATCTGCGTGCCTACGCCGCTGGATCAGAACCTCACGCCGGATCTGAGCTACGTGCGCAGCGTGACCCGGGAGATTGCGGCCATCTTGCGTCCTGGTCAACTGGTGAGCCTGGAAAGTACCACCTATCCCGGGACGACCGAGGAGATCATGAAGCCCATCCTTGAAGCCGGTGGGCTACGCGCCGGCCAGGACTTCTACTTGGCCCACTCGCCCGAGCGGGTGGATCCGGGCAATAGACGTTACACCACCAAGAACACCAACAAGGTGGTCGGCGGCCATGATCCTGAGAGCCTTGAGGTGGCGCTGGCCTTTTATCAGCAAACCATCGAGAGCGTGGTGCCCGTCAGCTCGGCTACCGCTGCAGAGATGGTCAAGGTGTTTGAGAACACATTTAGGGCCGTTAACATCGCGCTGGTCAATGAGCTGACACTGCTGTGTGACCGTATGGGCCTGAACGTCTGGGAAGTGCTGGACGCCGCCTTCACCAAGCCCTTTGGCATTATGCCCTTTTACCCTGGTCCAGGCGTGGGGGGCCACTGCATCCCGCTTGATCCCCATTACCTGGAGTGGAAGGCGCGCGAATTTAATTTCCAGACCCATTTCATCGCGCTGGCTGGGGAAGTCAACCGCCGCATGCCTGAGTTCGTGGTCGAAAAGGCCGGGCGGGTGCTCAACACACACCGCAAGGCCCTGAACGGCAGCCGCGTCCTGCTCCTGGGCGTGGCGTACAAATCCGACCTGGACGATTACCGCGAGTCTCCGGCGCTGGAGGTCTTCAAGCACCTGCAGCAAGCGGGGGCAGACGTCGAGTATCACGACACTTGGGTGCCTCGCATTGATGACCATGGGGTGAAAGCCGACAGTGTCGAACTCACCCAGGAGCGGCTCCAGGCGGCTGACCTGGTCATCATCACCACCCACCATTCCAATGTCGATTACGGTCTGGTGGTCGACCATGCCCAGGCCATCCTGGACACCCGCAACGCCACGCGCAATTTCAAGAGCGAGAAGGTGACTTTGCTGTGA